The following proteins come from a genomic window of Pyxidicoccus sp. MSG2:
- a CDS encoding heparan-alpha-glucosaminide N-acetyltransferase domain-containing protein, with amino-acid sequence MSPDATSEGVPAVARSTGGRLLAVDAMRGTVMLLVFLSHFADGYLYRLGADAEHLRERLNLLTRMASPGFMLISGLMLGLLYARAPERFGTMKRLLQRRGLFLLTVGHVLIVPTCRFWADEPWYLLRVLPVTDTIGLALLVGPSLVTRLGGQSRAMLGLGLFAVSWLLSLEWWPHSLAAEAFKEVLFGQQHLTVLVSGFPTIPWLGFYLVGSLFGEWLGTWGRADVVRVARRFQWVGVGMGATGVLLSAVHFWLRRLGGEQWVGGAAEALSELTAHAQKYPPGPTYLALYGGAVLSGLGLMMRAEQRGWLLPYMRWAGVIGRHSLFAFLVQFYVYFLGIYSLRLPYTPLWPLVFLATVAPQWGVLWAWDVREARARVPPPVPAGGV; translated from the coding sequence ATGAGTCCTGATGCGACGTCGGAAGGCGTGCCCGCGGTTGCGCGGAGCACAGGTGGGCGGCTGCTCGCGGTGGATGCGATGCGCGGCACGGTGATGCTGCTCGTGTTCCTGTCACACTTCGCGGACGGGTACCTGTACCGCCTGGGGGCGGACGCGGAGCACCTGCGCGAGCGGCTCAATCTCCTCACACGCATGGCCTCGCCGGGCTTCATGCTCATCAGCGGCCTGATGCTCGGGCTGCTCTACGCGCGCGCCCCCGAGCGCTTTGGCACCATGAAGCGCCTGCTCCAGCGCCGCGGCCTCTTCCTGCTCACGGTGGGCCACGTCCTCATCGTGCCGACCTGCCGCTTCTGGGCGGACGAGCCCTGGTACCTGCTGCGGGTGCTGCCGGTGACGGACACCATCGGCCTCGCGCTGCTCGTCGGGCCCTCCCTGGTGACGCGGCTGGGAGGTCAGTCGCGCGCGATGCTCGGCCTGGGGCTGTTCGCCGTCAGTTGGCTGCTCAGCCTGGAGTGGTGGCCGCACTCGCTGGCGGCGGAGGCCTTCAAGGAGGTGCTGTTCGGGCAGCAGCACCTCACCGTGCTCGTCTCCGGCTTCCCGACGATTCCGTGGCTGGGCTTCTACCTGGTCGGCAGCCTCTTCGGGGAGTGGCTGGGGACGTGGGGGCGCGCGGACGTGGTGCGCGTGGCCCGGCGCTTCCAGTGGGTGGGCGTGGGGATGGGGGCCACCGGGGTGCTGCTGTCCGCGGTCCACTTCTGGCTGCGGCGCCTGGGCGGCGAGCAGTGGGTCGGCGGCGCGGCCGAGGCCCTGTCCGAGCTCACCGCACATGCCCAGAAGTACCCGCCGGGCCCGACGTACCTCGCGCTCTATGGCGGGGCCGTGCTCTCCGGGCTGGGGTTGATGATGCGCGCCGAACAACGCGGCTGGCTCCTGCCCTACATGCGCTGGGCGGGCGTCATCGGGCGCCACTCGCTCTTCGCCTTCCTGGTCCAGTTCTACGTGTACTTCCTGGGCATCTACTCCCTGCGCCTGCCGTACACGCCGCTGTGGCCGCTGGTGTTCCTGGCCACCGTTGCCCCGCAGTGGGGGGTGCTGTGGGCCTGGGACGTGCGAGAGGCCCGGGCCCGGGTGCCCCCTCCGGTGCCCGCGGGCGGCGTCTAG
- a CDS encoding VTT domain-containing protein has translation MMELLQKLLHLIRDPGPLIEWAGYPGLFLIIFLETGALIFFLPGDSLLVTAGLYAAKGDLNIWLLNALLIPAAIIGDAVSYQIGKRGGAALFNKPDSRLFKPEYLQRAHEFYERHGGKAIIIARFMPLVRTFVPVVAGAAKMPYRRFATYNIVGGAAWILSMSFTGYVLGSIIPNIDKHIEKVIILVVLISLSPGIWEFAKAKLAARRAGRAPSA, from the coding sequence ATGATGGAATTGCTCCAGAAGCTCCTCCACCTCATCCGAGACCCCGGCCCCCTCATCGAGTGGGCCGGCTATCCGGGCCTGTTCCTCATCATCTTCCTGGAGACAGGCGCGCTCATCTTCTTCCTGCCGGGCGACTCGCTGCTCGTCACCGCGGGCCTGTACGCCGCCAAGGGGGACCTGAACATCTGGCTGCTCAATGCGCTGCTCATCCCCGCGGCCATCATCGGCGACGCGGTGAGCTACCAGATTGGCAAGCGGGGCGGCGCGGCGCTCTTCAACAAGCCCGACTCGCGCCTGTTCAAGCCCGAGTACCTCCAGCGCGCGCACGAGTTCTACGAGCGCCACGGCGGCAAGGCCATCATCATCGCCCGCTTCATGCCGCTGGTGCGCACCTTCGTGCCCGTGGTGGCCGGCGCCGCGAAGATGCCGTACCGCCGCTTCGCCACGTACAACATCGTGGGCGGCGCGGCGTGGATTCTGTCCATGTCCTTCACGGGCTACGTGCTCGGCAGCATCATCCCGAACATCGACAAGCACATCGAGAAGGTCATCATCCTCGTGGTGCTCATCTCGCTGTCGCCCGGCATCTGGGAGTTCGCGAAGGCAAAGCTCGCGGCCCGCCGCGCCGGCCGCGCGCCCAGCGCCTGA
- a CDS encoding TPM domain-containing protein, with product MRPVVASRAAAGALALLLCAGVAQAAFTPPPIQGHITDTAGVLDAQRRGALEQRLEQLRTQSGYEVAVFFTGSLEGETVQDAAYTTFNTWKLGQKGADNGVLLLVAPNERQVWMETGKGVGGELTDVQAYDIIKQYIAPRLKAGEYDAAAEDGSNAIAQTLTGQPLPGASALPRQTPSRREPQGSGGVGGLGCLMVAFFVFFIFAMRGGGRGRGRRRGIILGGWGWGGGGWGRGGGWGGRGGGGGGGGGFSGGGGSSGGGGAGGNY from the coding sequence ATGCGTCCGGTGGTGGCATCGCGCGCGGCCGCCGGCGCGCTCGCGCTGCTGCTGTGCGCGGGTGTGGCGCAGGCGGCCTTCACGCCGCCGCCCATCCAGGGACACATCACCGACACCGCGGGCGTGCTGGATGCCCAGCGGCGCGGCGCGCTGGAGCAGCGCCTGGAACAACTGCGCACGCAGTCCGGCTACGAGGTTGCCGTCTTCTTCACCGGCTCGCTCGAAGGAGAGACGGTGCAGGATGCGGCGTACACCACCTTCAACACCTGGAAGCTGGGCCAGAAGGGCGCGGACAACGGTGTGCTGCTGCTGGTCGCGCCCAACGAGCGCCAGGTGTGGATGGAGACCGGCAAGGGCGTGGGCGGCGAGCTCACGGACGTGCAGGCCTACGACATCATCAAGCAGTACATCGCGCCGCGGCTGAAGGCGGGGGAGTACGACGCGGCGGCGGAGGATGGCAGCAACGCCATTGCCCAGACGCTCACCGGGCAGCCGCTGCCGGGCGCCTCGGCCCTGCCTCGCCAGACTCCCTCGCGGCGCGAGCCCCAGGGGAGCGGCGGCGTGGGGGGCCTGGGTTGCCTCATGGTGGCCTTCTTCGTCTTCTTCATCTTCGCCATGCGGGGCGGGGGACGCGGCCGCGGCAGGCGGCGGGGCATCATCCTCGGCGGCTGGGGCTGGGGCGGTGGTGGCTGGGGGCGCGGCGGGGGTTGGGGGGGTAGGGGCGGAGGTGGAGGTGGCGGCGGTGGCTTCAGCGGCGGAGGCGGCAGCTCGGGCGGTGGTGGCGCGGGCGGCAACTACTAG
- a CDS encoding LemA family protein, which yields MNARPFRGNTLLVLLAVAMVTGCQKYDVLIEKDQVAEQRWADLEAALQRRADLIPNLVNTVKAAAASEKEILGSVLEARAKATSIQLSGEDLQDPEKVAAFQQAQEQLSGALSRLLVVQEKYPELKSNENFRALQVQLEGTENRILRSREQYNAAVRDYNTELGKVGGSVVRRATGGTFKPREYFRASPASQAAPQVNF from the coding sequence ATGAACGCTCGCCCCTTCAGAGGCAACACGCTGCTGGTGTTGCTCGCGGTCGCGATGGTCACCGGCTGTCAGAAGTACGACGTGCTCATCGAGAAGGACCAGGTGGCCGAGCAGCGCTGGGCGGACCTGGAGGCAGCGCTGCAGCGGCGCGCCGACCTCATCCCCAACCTGGTGAACACGGTGAAGGCCGCGGCCGCTTCGGAGAAGGAAATCCTCGGCAGCGTGCTGGAGGCGCGCGCCAAGGCCACCAGCATCCAGTTGAGCGGCGAGGACCTGCAGGACCCGGAGAAGGTGGCCGCGTTCCAGCAGGCCCAGGAGCAGCTCTCCGGCGCGCTGTCGCGCCTGCTGGTGGTGCAGGAGAAGTACCCCGAGCTGAAGAGCAACGAGAACTTTCGCGCGCTGCAGGTGCAGCTGGAGGGCACGGAGAACCGCATCCTGCGCTCGCGCGAGCAGTACAACGCGGCGGTGCGCGACTACAACACGGAGCTGGGCAAGGTGGGAGGCTCGGTGGTGCGGCGCGCCACCGGTGGCACGTTCAAGCCACGTGAGTACTTCCGCGCCTCGCCCGCCTCGCAGGCGGCGCCGCAGGTGAACTTCTGA
- a CDS encoding MazG nucleotide pyrophosphohydrolase domain-containing protein yields MISLPEGASMKDYQRYIHDLEALHGWLKVDLVHNCFLMGEEVGEVFKAVRRYNKLFDEGGAMPPEQARAQLGEELVDVFNYLLAIANRVGVDLEQAFREKNARNQERTWS; encoded by the coding sequence ATGATTTCGCTCCCTGAAGGCGCGTCGATGAAGGACTACCAGCGCTACATCCACGACCTGGAGGCGCTGCATGGCTGGCTGAAGGTGGACCTCGTCCACAACTGCTTCCTCATGGGCGAGGAGGTGGGCGAGGTGTTCAAGGCGGTGCGCCGCTACAACAAGCTCTTCGACGAGGGCGGAGCCATGCCTCCGGAGCAGGCCCGCGCCCAGCTCGGCGAGGAGCTGGTGGATGTCTTCAACTACCTGCTCGCCATCGCCAACCGCGTGGGCGTGGACCTGGAGCAGGCGTTCCGCGAGAAGAACGCCCGCAACCAGGAGCGGACCTGGAGCTGA
- a CDS encoding TetR/AcrR family transcriptional regulator, with the protein MPPTPRPRGRPREFDATKALDRAMEVFWRLGYEGASIADLTEAMGITAPSLYAAFGSKAELYRQALVRYQADQGSFTARALEEEPTARGAIERVLRESARNFPRRKQLAGCMITAAVLTCAPENRPIAEHVAGMRRATLARFEACIRQGAEQGELPAGTDAAALARYFGAVIQGMTVQAQDGANEAELLGIVEVAMRAWPAGSAGGARGRKTATRSG; encoded by the coding sequence ATGCCCCCCACCCCACGCCCGCGAGGACGGCCCCGCGAATTCGACGCCACGAAGGCGCTGGACCGCGCCATGGAGGTGTTCTGGAGGCTCGGCTACGAGGGCGCGTCGATTGCCGATCTCACGGAGGCGATGGGCATCACCGCGCCCAGCCTCTATGCGGCGTTCGGCTCCAAGGCCGAGCTGTACCGGCAGGCCCTGGTGCGCTACCAGGCCGACCAGGGGTCCTTCACCGCCCGCGCCTTGGAGGAGGAGCCCACCGCGCGGGGAGCCATCGAGCGGGTGCTCCGGGAGTCCGCCAGGAACTTCCCCCGCCGGAAGCAGTTGGCCGGATGCATGATCACGGCGGCGGTGCTGACGTGCGCCCCCGAGAACCGGCCCATTGCCGAGCATGTCGCCGGAATGCGGAGGGCCACGCTGGCCCGCTTCGAGGCCTGCATCCGCCAGGGAGCCGAACAGGGGGAGTTGCCGGCCGGGACGGACGCGGCGGCGCTGGCCCGGTACTTCGGCGCCGTCATCCAGGGCATGACGGTGCAGGCCCAGGATGGAGCGAACGAAGCCGAGCTCCTCGGCATCGTGGAGGTCGCGATGCGGGCCTGGCCCGCGGGCTCAGCGGGAGGAGCCCGCGGCAGGAAGACCGCCACCCGCTCCGGGTGA
- a CDS encoding carbon starvation CstA family protein yields the protein MGGVARKLAWVLLAIAGAVSLGTVALHRGESINAIWLVVASVSVFLIGYRFYGRFVAEKALALDPTRATPAHRRNDGLDYVPTDRWVLFGHHFAAIAGAGPLVGPVLAAQMGYLPGTLWILAGGVLAGAVQDFVILFLSVRRDGKSLGDMVRMELGPAAGVTAMIGVLMIMMIILAVLALVVVKALTHSPWGTFTVAMTIPIAVLMGVYLRYIRPGRVLEVSVAGFVLLMLSIWLGGRVAEHAYWGPLFNFDSKALAWMLIAYGFCASVLPVWLLLAPRDYLSTFLKIGTVLLLAVGIVLAAPELRMPALTRFVDGSGPVFSGSLFPFLFITIACGAVSGWHSLISSGTTPKMLATEADARVVGYGGMLMESFVAIMALIAASVLDPGVYFSMNSPPSVIGTTVEEASRAISQWGFVVTPEVLSQTARDIGESSILSRAGGAPTLAVGMAQILHGLVSGEGMMAFWYHYAILFEALFILTTVDAGTRVGRFMIQELAGLVYAPLKRTESWGANMIATAVCVGAWGYFLYQGVVDPLGGINTLWPLFGIANQMLAAIALTLASVVLVKMKRERYAWVPAIPAVWLVICTLTAGWQKVFGGNVRVSFVAHARAFSAAAAEGRVLAPAKSVEEMERIIHNDYLDATLTGLFMLLVVATVLFGLRAALAARRSPVPTDRETPPVPLAVEAR from the coding sequence ATGGGTGGAGTGGCTCGAAAGCTGGCGTGGGTGCTGCTGGCCATCGCTGGCGCCGTCAGCCTGGGCACGGTGGCCCTTCACCGGGGGGAGAGCATCAACGCCATCTGGCTGGTGGTGGCGTCCGTCTCCGTCTTCCTCATCGGCTACCGCTTCTATGGGCGCTTCGTGGCGGAGAAGGCCCTGGCCCTGGACCCCACGCGCGCCACCCCGGCCCACCGCCGCAACGACGGCCTGGACTACGTGCCCACGGACCGGTGGGTGCTCTTCGGCCACCACTTCGCCGCCATCGCCGGAGCGGGCCCATTGGTGGGCCCCGTGCTGGCCGCGCAGATGGGCTACCTGCCCGGCACGCTCTGGATTCTCGCGGGCGGGGTGTTGGCCGGCGCGGTGCAGGACTTCGTCATCCTCTTCCTGTCCGTGCGCCGCGACGGCAAGTCGCTGGGCGACATGGTCCGCATGGAGTTGGGTCCGGCCGCGGGCGTGACGGCGATGATTGGCGTGTTGATGATCATGATGATCATCCTCGCCGTGCTCGCGCTGGTGGTGGTGAAGGCGCTGACGCACAGCCCCTGGGGCACCTTCACCGTCGCGATGACCATTCCCATCGCAGTGCTGATGGGCGTGTACCTGCGCTACATCCGCCCCGGCCGAGTGCTGGAGGTGTCCGTCGCCGGCTTCGTGCTGCTGATGCTGTCCATCTGGCTGGGCGGCCGCGTCGCCGAGCACGCGTACTGGGGCCCGCTGTTCAACTTCGACAGCAAGGCGCTGGCGTGGATGCTCATCGCCTACGGCTTCTGCGCCTCCGTGCTGCCGGTGTGGCTGCTGCTCGCCCCGCGCGACTACCTGTCCACCTTCCTCAAGATTGGCACCGTGCTGCTGCTGGCGGTGGGCATCGTCCTGGCCGCGCCGGAGTTGCGGATGCCCGCGCTCACCCGCTTCGTGGACGGCAGCGGCCCGGTGTTCTCCGGCAGCCTGTTCCCCTTCCTGTTCATCACCATCGCCTGCGGGGCGGTGTCCGGCTGGCACTCGCTCATCTCCTCGGGCACCACGCCGAAGATGCTGGCCACGGAGGCGGACGCGCGCGTGGTGGGCTACGGCGGAATGTTGATGGAGTCCTTCGTCGCCATCATGGCGCTCATCGCCGCGTCGGTGCTGGACCCGGGCGTGTACTTCTCCATGAACTCGCCGCCGTCGGTGATTGGCACCACCGTGGAGGAGGCGTCCCGGGCCATCAGCCAGTGGGGCTTCGTCGTCACCCCGGAGGTGCTCAGCCAGACGGCCCGCGACATCGGTGAGTCCTCCATCCTCTCCCGCGCGGGCGGCGCCCCGACGCTGGCGGTGGGCATGGCGCAAATCCTCCATGGCCTGGTCTCCGGCGAGGGGATGATGGCCTTCTGGTACCACTACGCCATCCTCTTCGAGGCGCTGTTCATCCTCACCACGGTGGACGCGGGCACGCGCGTGGGCCGCTTCATGATTCAGGAGCTGGCCGGCCTCGTATACGCGCCCCTGAAGCGCACGGAGTCCTGGGGGGCGAACATGATTGCCACGGCGGTGTGCGTCGGGGCCTGGGGCTACTTCCTCTACCAGGGCGTGGTGGACCCGCTGGGCGGCATCAACACGCTGTGGCCGTTGTTCGGCATCGCCAACCAGATGCTGGCGGCGATTGCCCTCACCCTGGCGTCCGTGGTGCTGGTGAAGATGAAGCGCGAGCGCTACGCCTGGGTGCCCGCGATTCCCGCCGTGTGGCTGGTCATCTGCACGCTGACGGCGGGCTGGCAGAAGGTCTTCGGCGGCAACGTGCGCGTGTCCTTCGTCGCCCATGCGCGCGCGTTCTCCGCGGCGGCGGCGGAGGGCCGGGTGCTGGCGCCCGCGAAGTCCGTGGAGGAGATGGAGCGCATCATCCACAACGACTACCTGGATGCCACCCTCACCGGGCTGTTCATGCTGCTGGTGGTGGCCACCGTCCTCTTCGGTCTCCGAGCCGCGCTGGCGGCCCGCCGCTCCCCGGTGCCCACGGACCGGGAGACGCCACCGGTACCCCTCGCCGTGGAGGCCCGCTGA
- a CDS encoding YbdD/YjiX family protein, translating into MAADWTWLERGWRRAVQTARLMIGVPDYDTYVAHMRQHHPEREVMSYARFFDERLQARYRGGGGRCC; encoded by the coding sequence ATGGCCGCCGACTGGACGTGGCTGGAGCGAGGCTGGCGCCGCGCGGTGCAGACCGCCCGGCTGATGATTGGCGTGCCCGACTACGACACCTACGTCGCGCACATGCGCCAGCACCATCCGGAGCGGGAGGTGATGAGCTACGCCCGCTTCTTCGACGAGCGGCTCCAGGCCCGCTACCGCGGGGGTGGCGGCCGCTGCTGTTGA
- a CDS encoding serine hydrolase, producing MYSAIATLLVAVGLGVSPADPAVTEARAMAARLDPVIDRALAEKRIVGTVVLVAQDGKVVYRRAAGFADREAKKPMREDAVFRLASMSKPLVSAAALALVDQHTLSLEDPVTKWIPTFRPKLADGREPVITVRHLLTHTAGLTYGFFQPEQGSYHRAGVSDGLDDVPGLTLEENLRRIASVPLASEPGKRWSYSVAIDVLGEVVARAGGAPLPTVMERFVTRPLGMKDTGFGARDAVRLATAYADGRPEPVRMGEVALVPFGGGTVRYAPGRALDRRAFPSGGAGMVGTAEDFLKFLEALRKGGAPVLAAATVQQWGTDQVGTEAQTQGPGWGWGLASAVLVDPVAAKSPQSAGTWQWGGAYGHSWFVDPRRNLTVVALTNTALEGMSGAFPVAVRDAVYAAAPASAAQAATAQASAASASAAPFPAAPAPAVRLYTLDCGRIDIADMGMFSDTGEHAGERGTLTAPCFLIQHPRGTLLWDAGLGDKLAALPDGEEPVPGSRFRVSATLVSQLGKLGLKPSDIDFVSFSHLHADHAGNAPAFATSTWLVNAAELAWALGSPTPMGVDPRLVRGHAKDKTVSIALDHDVFGDGSVRILKTPGHTPGHQVLMVRLARTGPVILSGDLFHARENFDKSLVPPFNVSRSETLASIDRVHRLMRNTGARLVVQHEPGDIQSLPAFPAYLE from the coding sequence ATGTATTCTGCCATCGCCACCCTGCTGGTGGCTGTCGGCCTTGGTGTGTCCCCCGCCGACCCCGCTGTCACCGAGGCGCGCGCCATGGCGGCGCGGCTGGACCCGGTCATCGACCGGGCGCTCGCGGAGAAGCGCATCGTTGGAACCGTCGTCCTCGTCGCGCAGGACGGGAAGGTCGTCTACCGGCGCGCCGCCGGCTTCGCGGACCGCGAGGCGAAGAAGCCCATGCGCGAGGACGCCGTGTTCCGGCTGGCCTCCATGTCCAAGCCGCTCGTGTCCGCCGCGGCGCTGGCCCTGGTGGACCAGCACACGCTGTCCCTGGAGGACCCCGTCACGAAGTGGATTCCGACGTTCCGCCCGAAGCTGGCGGACGGCCGCGAGCCCGTCATCACCGTGCGCCACCTGCTGACCCACACCGCGGGCCTGACGTACGGCTTCTTCCAGCCCGAGCAGGGGTCGTATCACCGGGCCGGCGTCTCCGACGGGCTCGATGACGTGCCCGGACTGACGCTGGAGGAGAACCTCCGCCGCATCGCCTCGGTGCCGCTGGCGTCCGAGCCCGGGAAGCGCTGGAGCTACTCCGTCGCGATTGACGTGCTGGGCGAAGTCGTCGCCCGCGCGGGCGGAGCGCCACTTCCGACGGTGATGGAGCGCTTCGTCACCAGACCGCTCGGCATGAAGGACACGGGCTTTGGCGCCCGGGACGCCGTGCGGCTCGCGACGGCCTACGCGGACGGGCGCCCGGAGCCGGTGCGCATGGGCGAGGTGGCGCTCGTGCCCTTCGGTGGCGGCACCGTCCGCTACGCACCCGGCCGGGCCCTGGACCGGCGCGCCTTCCCGTCCGGTGGGGCGGGCATGGTGGGGACGGCGGAGGACTTCTTGAAGTTCCTGGAGGCCCTCCGCAAGGGCGGCGCGCCGGTGCTCGCGGCAGCCACCGTGCAGCAGTGGGGCACCGACCAGGTGGGCACGGAGGCCCAGACGCAGGGGCCCGGCTGGGGATGGGGGCTCGCCTCGGCGGTGCTCGTGGACCCGGTAGCGGCGAAGAGTCCGCAGTCGGCGGGGACGTGGCAGTGGGGCGGGGCGTATGGTCATAGCTGGTTCGTGGACCCGCGGCGAAACCTCACCGTCGTCGCGCTCACCAACACCGCTCTCGAGGGCATGTCGGGCGCGTTCCCCGTCGCCGTTCGGGATGCCGTCTACGCCGCCGCGCCGGCTTCCGCCGCACAGGCTGCGACGGCACAGGCATCTGCTGCGTCGGCTTCGGCCGCACCATTTCCGGCTGCGCCGGCTCCTGCGGTGCGGCTCTACACGCTCGACTGCGGCCGCATCGACATCGCGGACATGGGGATGTTCTCCGATACCGGTGAGCACGCGGGAGAGCGGGGCACTCTCACCGCGCCGTGCTTCCTCATCCAGCACCCCCGGGGCACGCTGCTGTGGGATGCCGGCCTCGGGGACAAGCTGGCCGCGCTCCCCGACGGCGAGGAGCCCGTGCCGGGCTCGCGCTTCCGCGTCTCCGCGACGCTGGTTTCCCAATTGGGGAAGCTGGGGCTGAAGCCGTCCGACATCGACTTCGTCTCCTTCTCGCACCTGCACGCCGACCACGCCGGCAACGCCCCGGCCTTCGCCACCTCCACGTGGCTGGTCAACGCGGCCGAGCTCGCATGGGCGCTGGGCTCGCCCACGCCGATGGGCGTCGACCCGCGACTGGTGCGGGGCCATGCGAAGGACAAGACAGTCTCCATCGCCCTGGACCACGACGTCTTCGGCGATGGCTCGGTGCGCATCCTGAAGACGCCGGGCCACACCCCCGGCCACCAGGTGCTGATGGTGCGGCTGGCGCGCACGGGCCCCGTCATCCTGTCCGGCGACCTCTTCCACGCGCGGGAGAACTTCGACAAGTCGCTCGTCCCCCCGTTCAACGTGAGCCGCTCGGAGACGCTCGCGTCCATCGACCGTGTCCACCGGTTGATGCGCAACACCGGCGCGCGGCTCGTCGTGCAGCACGAGCCCGGGGACATCCAGTCGCTGCCGGCGTTCCCCGCGTACCTGGAGTGA
- a CDS encoding methyl-accepting chemotaxis protein, with the protein MPLLRRLEIRSKLMLLTVVILAAFVASHAVQVSTLERFRVGGPVYAQLARHSRTYDTVQSLLGELSAARAVLHLMLLPTSADRQKQLQGQWEEVAAGVDARFTAALSVADAPDARLYLEDARGTWSGYAKALREQVFASAHERRVATVAAFVDGAPGRRYARATEQLEAAANGLRLRSSELERSVEQGLARTRQALMGAGTVLFLLLWAVSVGVRRSITRPLRALVDAARQVDGGDLSARIATDARDELGELSRVLGHTVARLRELLVSVHQAGQETAAAVERLALAADEQNRSVSRQADAVAQASARAQEIRQMSDVAAHQASEVLRSAETADAVSRSGMEALAGSFQGIQDIHTQFDRMSGCVEDLARRSARVSAVTDTVRDLAKQSDMLAINAAIEATRAGEKGRGFKVVATEIRSLADRSVRATAEVREQLEATTEAVKAAVKITEQGRTHVEHGLGQVRTGETRLEELTRILQESSSGLRRIATAVEQQHEGVGQIFSAVHELSTTTNDAVNAVDAMRQSAEQLRSVTRRLTGSLSGFSF; encoded by the coding sequence ATGCCGCTCCTGCGTCGCCTCGAAATCCGCAGCAAGCTGATGCTCCTCACCGTCGTCATCCTGGCCGCCTTCGTGGCGAGCCACGCGGTGCAGGTCTCCACGCTGGAGCGCTTCCGGGTGGGCGGCCCGGTGTACGCGCAGCTGGCGCGCCACTCCCGCACGTACGACACCGTGCAGTCCCTGTTGGGGGAGCTGAGCGCGGCGCGTGCCGTCCTCCACCTCATGCTGCTGCCGACGTCGGCCGACCGGCAGAAGCAGCTGCAGGGGCAGTGGGAAGAGGTGGCCGCCGGCGTGGACGCGCGCTTCACCGCGGCGCTCTCCGTGGCGGACGCGCCGGACGCGCGGCTGTACCTGGAGGACGCGCGCGGCACCTGGAGCGGGTACGCGAAGGCGCTGCGCGAGCAGGTCTTCGCCTCCGCGCATGAGCGGCGGGTGGCGACGGTGGCGGCCTTCGTGGATGGAGCGCCTGGCCGACGCTACGCCCGGGCGACGGAGCAGCTGGAGGCGGCGGCCAACGGCCTGCGCCTGCGCTCGAGCGAGCTGGAGCGCTCGGTGGAGCAGGGCCTCGCGCGCACGCGCCAGGCGCTCATGGGGGCGGGGACGGTGCTCTTCCTCCTCCTCTGGGCCGTCAGCGTCGGGGTGCGCCGCTCCATCACCCGCCCGCTGCGGGCGTTGGTGGACGCCGCGCGGCAGGTGGACGGGGGGGACTTGTCTGCCCGTATCGCCACCGACGCGCGGGACGAGCTCGGCGAGCTGTCGCGCGTGCTCGGCCACACCGTGGCCCGCCTGCGCGAGCTGCTGGTATCGGTGCACCAGGCCGGCCAGGAGACGGCCGCGGCGGTGGAGCGGCTCGCCCTGGCCGCGGACGAGCAGAACCGCAGCGTGAGCCGCCAGGCGGACGCCGTGGCGCAGGCGAGCGCCCGGGCGCAGGAGATTCGCCAGATGTCCGACGTGGCCGCCCACCAGGCCTCCGAGGTGCTCCGCTCCGCGGAGACGGCGGATGCCGTGAGCCGCTCGGGCATGGAGGCGCTGGCCGGCAGCTTCCAGGGCATCCAGGACATCCACACCCAGTTCGACCGCATGAGCGGCTGCGTGGAGGACCTCGCGCGGCGCAGCGCCCGCGTGTCCGCCGTCACCGACACGGTGAGAGACCTCGCGAAGCAGAGCGACATGCTGGCCATCAACGCCGCCATCGAAGCCACGCGCGCGGGCGAGAAGGGCCGGGGCTTCAAGGTGGTGGCCACGGAGATTCGCTCCCTCGCGGACCGCTCCGTGCGGGCCACCGCCGAGGTGCGCGAGCAACTGGAGGCCACCACCGAGGCGGTGAAGGCCGCGGTGAAGATTACCGAGCAGGGCCGCACCCACGTGGAGCACGGGCTCGGCCAGGTGCGCACGGGCGAGACGCGGCTGGAGGAGCTCACCCGCATCCTCCAGGAGTCCAGCAGCGGCCTGCGCCGCATCGCCACCGCCGTGGAGCAGCAGCACGAGGGCGTGGGGCAGATTTTTTCCGCCGTCCACGAGCTGTCCACCACCACCAACGACGCCGTGAATGCCGTGGACGCCATGCGCCAGTCCGCCGAGCAACTGCGCAGCGTCACCCGGCGCCTCACCGGCTCGTTGTCCGGTTTCTCATTTTAG